The nucleotide window ATGGTCAGCAGCATCGCCAGCGCGGCGACGAACATCACGGCCTGCATGATGCCGGCAACCGGCGCACGGCGCGAGTGGAAGTACTTATCCGAGACCCAGCCCGCGATGAACGCGCCGACGATCCCGGTGACCATCGCCCACAGTCCCCAGTTCTGCATGATGTTGTCCACACCCATGCCGGTGTCTTTGGCGAACAGACGGTACCACTTCATGACCCCGTCACGCAGGACGCCCGACGTGAACTCGATCACCCCGATCATGAGCAGAACCCGGTTCGTCATGACGGCCTTGATGACCTTCCACCAAGTGTTCAGATCGGCTTCGCTTTGGCCGTGGGAGGCATCGTGGGTTTCCAGTTTCCCGAAGCCCGCATCATCCGGCGAGTCCTTGATGAGGATCATGTCGATCAGCGCCCAGATGATCAAAAGCCCCGCCGGGATGAAGAACAAAAGCCAGAACGAAGGCACGCTCGTCGAAGGCGAGACGAACAGGAACTGCATCCATTCGCGGAACAAGCCCGCATCGGGATCCGCGTTCAGCTTCACCGCACGGACGATGGCTTCAGTCCAGTCGAAGGCGAAGTAAACCCCGAGCGAAATCAAGGTTCCGAAGATCGCGCCGAACGTCCCGCGCTCACGCACGTGGAACCAGAACGACTTCACCTTGATCGTCGAGATCGCCCCGAAGCTCTGGAAGAACATATTCAACGAGTAGAAAGCCGCCAGCACGGGAACGATCGGGAGCGCCGTGGGATCGTGCAGATAGATGTAGAGCGCCCAACCCATACAGATATTGAAGATCGCGGCACCGAGCGCCGCCATGATCATCCCCTTCTTGCCGCCGATGCGATCGACGAAGGGTCCCGTGGTGAAAAGAGCCATGGCGTAAACCAAGAATCCCCAGCCCGAAATCTGCGCCTTCTCGGCTTTCGTGATGACTTCGGCCGTGGCGAGCGCATCCAGATTGTAGCGCGCCAGATAGATGAAGGCGTAAGTCATGCCGAGAGGGAACCAGCTCAGGAACCGGCGCCAGACGAACTTCTTCGAGTGCTTCATGGGATTGCGGTAGAAATAAAGAGAGATCACATAGGTCAGCGCGAAGCTGACGATGAAAAGCTGCATCCCGAAACCCCCGTTGATTGAGAGGGTAAAGGGGTATCGAGCGGGGTGAAATGAGTCAACGAACTCGGACCGCCGAAGCGAATTGAGCGAGAAGCCCCGCAGAACGCCCGATTTTTGGGCTAAAATAAGGCCTGTTGGACGCCCACGCGGAGGCGCGTTAAAGTGGCAACGTATGGATGAGCGTTGGAGATCCCACGGCCGCGCACTACTGAAGTCGAATCCCGCCCCCGTCCCCTGGGCCCGCATGGCGATCTGTGCGTGCGCGACCACCGCGCCCCTTCTCGTCGGCTGGTGGCAAAGCCATCTCGACGCCGCGATCTTCGCCGCCTTGATCGGCTACTTCGTTTCGCTGAACGACCATCTGGGCACGCTTCTGCACCGGCTCCTTATCGCGGCCCTGACCTTTTTCATGATCACGCTGGGTTTCACCGCGGGCGCGCTTCTGCACGGAAACCTCGCGGGCTATCTGCTGGCGGTCGTAGTTCCCATTTATCTGTTAGGTCTACTGGGCGGACTGGGAGCCGAGGCCGAACGGATGCTGCTATTCGGAACCATCTCGGTCGTCGTGGTCACGCACCAACCGCTGCCCACCCCCGAACGCGAGGCCTTACTGTACGGATACGCGCTCTTCGCGTACCTCACCGTCATCGTCGGCATGATTTTGTCGGCGGGTTATCTGCGTGGACGTTCGGAAAGTTTCGTGACCCTGCGCGAGTCCGTACGTCGCATCTTCACCGCGAACCGCGAACGCCATCTTTACGCCCTGAGTTTCAGCGCGGCGACCTTCGCCGCGATCACGATCGAAGAGACGCTCCATATGGAGCGCGGCTACTGGATGGTCGTAACGGTCATGCTCGTCCTGCGCCCGGATCATCGCGAAAGCCTGTACCGGGTCGCGCACCGTTTCGTCGGCACCGCCGTGGGCGTGCTCGCGGCCGAGCTCCTGTTGTTCGCGTTCCCTTATCCGGCTTTTTTGATCGGCGGCATCGGGCTAAGCGCCTACCTGCTGCCCTACGCTTTGAAACGCAATTACGCGGTCGCTTCGTTCGGAGTTTCCATTTTCGTGGTGTTCCTGCTCGCGCTGCCGCAAGAGCCACGCGTTGACGTGCAGCTCGCGCTGACGCGCTTCCAGGCGACGCTGTACGGATGCCTGCTCGCGGTCATCGCGGTGGGCGCTTACCGCCTCCTGCGAACGCGGGTGCTACGGACTTGATCGCCCGAGCGATTCGACCTATCGTCAAGCCCGGAGGCCCCCATGCGCTACACCGGAAGTTGCCATTGCCAAGCCGTGAAATTCGAAATTGAAACCGAAATCAAAGACGTCATGTCCTGCAACTGTTCGATCTGCCAGCGTCGCGGTCACTTGCTGGCCTTCGCGCCGATGAAGAACTTCAAAATCCTCGCGGGAGAGTCGGCCCTCAAAGACTATCAATGGGGCCAAAAGCAGATCCACTTCACGTTCTGCGGAACCTGTGGCTGCGCACCTTTCGGTCGCGGAGAATCTCCGGAAGGTCCGATGGCAGCCGTGAACGCGCGCTGCCTGGATGGCGTCGATCTCGA belongs to Pseudobdellovibrionaceae bacterium and includes:
- a CDS encoding MFS transporter, whose product is MQLFIVSFALTYVISLYFYRNPMKHSKKFVWRRFLSWFPLGMTYAFIYLARYNLDALATAEVITKAEKAQISGWGFLVYAMALFTTGPFVDRIGGKKGMIMAALGAAIFNICMGWALYIYLHDPTALPIVPVLAAFYSLNMFFQSFGAISTIKVKSFWFHVRERGTFGAIFGTLISLGVYFAFDWTEAIVRAVKLNADPDAGLFREWMQFLFVSPSTSVPSFWLLFFIPAGLLIIWALIDMILIKDSPDDAGFGKLETHDASHGQSEADLNTWWKVIKAVMTNRVLLMIGVIEFTSGVLRDGVMKWYRLFAKDTGMGVDNIMQNWGLWAMVTGIVGAFIAGWVSDKYFHSRRAPVAGIMQAVMFVAALAMLLTIGHNPMVVGVSAIMIMMAVIGVHSIMSGTATADFGGRKGAATATGVADGFSKMGSSFQEFVLGAIIMHDTWHYWPAFLMPFTLLGLFFAIKLWRELPEGTKKYLAEVEKIKVK
- a CDS encoding FUSC family protein; this encodes MDERWRSHGRALLKSNPAPVPWARMAICACATTAPLLVGWWQSHLDAAIFAALIGYFVSLNDHLGTLLHRLLIAALTFFMITLGFTAGALLHGNLAGYLLAVVVPIYLLGLLGGLGAEAERMLLFGTISVVVVTHQPLPTPEREALLYGYALFAYLTVIVGMILSAGYLRGRSESFVTLRESVRRIFTANRERHLYALSFSAATFAAITIEETLHMERGYWMVVTVMLVLRPDHRESLYRVAHRFVGTAVGVLAAELLLFAFPYPAFLIGGIGLSAYLLPYALKRNYAVASFGVSIFVVFLLALPQEPRVDVQLALTRFQATLYGCLLAVIAVGAYRLLRTRVLRT
- a CDS encoding GFA family protein, producing the protein MRYTGSCHCQAVKFEIETEIKDVMSCNCSICQRRGHLLAFAPMKNFKILAGESALKDYQWGQKQIHFTFCGTCGCAPFGRGESPEGPMAAVNARCLDGVDLDTLTVTKFDGRHLL